A genomic segment from Aegilops tauschii subsp. strangulata cultivar AL8/78 chromosome 1, Aet v6.0, whole genome shotgun sequence encodes:
- the LOC109735645 gene encoding putative germin-like protein 2-1 — MASGFFLLVLLALSASHALASDPGQLQDFCIADRTSQVFVNGFACKDPKTALVEDFFFSGLHMAGNTSNKQGSAVTAVNVAQIAGLNTLGISLARVDYAPYGQNPPHIHPRATEILTVLEGSLYVGFITSNPENKLFSKVLNKGDVFVFPQGLIHFQFNYGTNKAIAIAALSSKNPGVITIANTVFGSNPSISGDILAKAFQVDKKMVDHIHAQFSEYAT; from the exons ATGGCATCAGGGTTCTTCCTCCTTGTCCTTTTGGCTCTATCGGCTTCTCATGCTCTTGCCTCCGACCCAGGCCAGCTCCAGGATTTTTGCATCGCTGACAGGACATCCCAAG TTTTTGTCAATGGATTTGCATGCAAAGACCCAAAGACTGCCTTGGTAGAGGATTTCTTTTTCTCTGGCCTTCACATGGCCGGGAACACGAGCAACAAGCAAGGTTCTGCAGTGACCGCAGTTAACGTGGCGCAGATTGCTGGGTTGAACACTTTGGGCATCTCCCTGGCCCGTGTCGATTATGCACCCTACGGTCAAAACCCACCGCATATCCACCCCCGTGCAACCGAGATCCTGACCGTGCTGGAAGGTTCGCTCTATGTTGGTTTCATCACCTCGAACCCTGAAAACAAGTTGTTCTCAAAAGTTCTTAACAAAGGGGATGTGTTTGTGTTTCCACAAGGGCTGATTCACTTTCAGTTCAACTACGGAACCAACAAGGCGATAGCCATTGCAGCGCTGAGCAGCAAAAATCCTGGAGTGATCACCATAGCCAATACAGTGTTTGGATCGAATCCATCCATCTCAGGTGATATACTTGCCAAAGCCTTCCAGGTGGACAAGAAGATGGTAGACCATATTCACGCTCAGTTCTCGGAATACGCCACATGA